A window of Camelina sativa cultivar DH55 unplaced genomic scaffold, Cs unpScaffold04804, whole genome shotgun sequence genomic DNA:
CCTTGTGAATCCAAAACGTAAGTTACCCCTTTGTGAACTATAATGTCAGAGAAGTGATCACCCATTTGGTCGAGTCTCCTCAAGACATTACCATTCCAGTAGGTTATATATCCATCCCAACGGATACCAAGAACTCCATGATGGTGATCTTCTCCTTCCTTGACTTTGACATGAGCACTTCTTTGGAATCCAGGAGCTGTTACTCTTGCCTTGGCTTTGGTAAGAACAACATAGGCTTCTTGAATCTTGGAGACAGTGACCTTCAAAAGATTGAGGCTCTTGGAGTAACAGCGCAACGGATAACGCGAGAGAGGGTAAACGGGACAGATTCTCCTGGAGTTGATGATATCCACATCAGATTTGATTATCCAGCCTTTGCTCGGGGAGGAGGAAAGAGTGACTCGGAAGAAGGCTACGTTTGAGAGGACCGCACCGGGATTGCATCGGTAGACCACGTCGTGTAGTAGGGTTTCGCTAGGTTCGA
This region includes:
- the LOC104774708 gene encoding probable F-box protein At1g65740, which encodes RRSTVDIDKNTFLGRPVIHFNPIEPSETLLHDVVYRCNPGAVLSNVAFFRVTLSSSPSKGWIIKSDVDIINSRRICPVYPLSRYPLRCYSKSLNLLKVTVSKIQEAYVVLTKAKARVTAPGFQRSAHVKVKEGEDHHHGVLGIRWDGYITYWNGNVLRRLDQMGDHFSDIIVHKGVTYVLDS